One stretch of Halobacillus litoralis DNA includes these proteins:
- a CDS encoding nucleotidyltransferase-like protein: protein MEDLLRPIYQEKASQSNTLGILILEKKKPISPVTDNFDVILFIIVRDAEELWYVKHYEFENKSAAMHIVDEKLLQHWIDTSSYRRAVEWVINGNIIFERNEYLTNLKEHLREFPQQTRNLKKAIEFAKLIRSYSESKDLYDSKQYLDSYSRMVNSLHYLARLSIIEKGFHPEVTVWNQVKRIEPEIYKLYQELIESGEPTEKRIQLMILAVEHSISKRSRASAQHLLQLMSEREEPWSFGELKVHPEIQEYILDLSSMIEYLVDHDVIEVVPQDTKGPQIFHRRYKPVDKYVDQ, encoded by the coding sequence ATGGAAGATCTATTACGCCCGATTTACCAAGAAAAAGCCAGTCAAAGTAATACACTGGGTATTCTTATATTAGAAAAGAAGAAACCGATTAGTCCTGTAACAGATAATTTTGATGTCATTCTATTCATTATTGTCCGGGACGCGGAGGAATTATGGTATGTAAAACATTATGAATTTGAAAATAAATCAGCAGCGATGCATATAGTGGATGAAAAGCTTCTCCAGCATTGGATCGATACAAGTTCATATCGTCGAGCTGTAGAATGGGTCATTAATGGCAACATCATTTTTGAAAGAAATGAGTATCTAACGAACCTGAAGGAACATTTGCGGGAGTTCCCACAACAAACCCGTAACTTAAAGAAGGCGATAGAATTTGCTAAGTTGATTCGTAGCTACAGCGAATCAAAAGATTTGTATGATTCCAAGCAGTATCTAGATTCTTATAGTCGCATGGTTAACTCTCTCCATTATCTAGCTCGGTTATCCATTATCGAAAAAGGGTTCCATCCAGAAGTGACGGTATGGAACCAGGTGAAGCGGATTGAACCTGAAATTTATAAACTTTACCAGGAACTTATTGAAAGTGGTGAACCGACAGAAAAAAGAATACAGCTGATGATCCTAGCTGTTGAACACTCAATTAGTAAAAGGTCCAGAGCGAGTGCACAACATTTACTGCAGCTTATGAGTGAAAGAGAAGAGCCTTGGTCATTTGGAGAACTGAAAGTGCATCCTGAAATTCAAGAATACATCTTGGACTTATCCTCAATGATTGAATATCTTGTAGATCATGATGTCATTGAAGTTGTACCTCAAGATACAAAAGGACCGCAAATATTCCATAGACGATACAAGCCTGTCGACAAATATGTAGATCAGTGA
- a CDS encoding YgzB family protein translates to MALKYSSKINKIRSFAFWLIFLGIGVMYIGLLFKDTMWAMATFMILGVGFVGLSTVVYFWIGMLSTKTIQIVCPSCEKPTKMLGRVDACMHCDQPLTMDKSLEGKDFDEKYNKKRYQKETQGQQ, encoded by the coding sequence GTGGCGTTAAAATACAGTAGCAAAATCAACAAGATTCGTTCCTTTGCTTTCTGGCTGATTTTCCTTGGCATAGGCGTAATGTACATCGGGTTGTTATTCAAAGATACGATGTGGGCAATGGCTACATTCATGATATTGGGCGTGGGTTTCGTCGGTCTCAGTACAGTCGTTTACTTCTGGATCGGAATGCTTTCAACGAAAACCATACAGATCGTTTGTCCATCCTGTGAAAAACCGACCAAGATGTTAGGACGCGTGGATGCTTGCATGCATTGCGATCAGCCTCTGACGATGGACAAGTCTTTAGAAGGAAAAGATTTTGATGAGAAATACAATAAAAAACGGTATCAGAAGGAAACGCAAGGCCAGCAATAA
- the perR gene encoding peroxide-responsive transcriptional repressor PerR, whose protein sequence is MTVSDHRLQDAIDTLKGSGVRITPQRHAVLEYLLNSMTHPTADEIYKALESKFPNMSVATVYNNLRVFREIGLVRELTYGDSSSRFDCNTSDHYHAICESCGKIVDFHYPSLNEVESLAEQVTGFNVSHHRMEVYGTCTECQSNNAH, encoded by the coding sequence ATGACCGTGTCAGACCATCGACTCCAAGATGCCATTGATACACTGAAAGGCTCTGGTGTACGAATTACTCCACAGCGTCATGCGGTGCTTGAATACCTGCTGAATTCTATGACTCACCCAACAGCTGATGAAATTTATAAAGCTTTAGAAAGTAAATTTCCGAATATGAGTGTAGCCACGGTTTATAACAATCTCCGTGTATTCAGAGAAATTGGACTCGTACGGGAGCTTACTTACGGTGATTCTTCAAGCCGCTTTGATTGTAATACAAGCGATCACTATCACGCGATTTGCGAATCATGCGGTAAAATCGTTGACTTCCACTATCCAAGTTTGAACGAAGTGGAATCATTAGCTGAACAGGTGACTGGATTTAATGTAAGTCATCATCGCATGGAAGTCTATGGAACGTGCACAGAATGCCAATCGAATAACGCTCACTAA
- a CDS encoding cob(I)yrinic acid a,c-diamide adenosyltransferase: protein MRIYTRSGDKGKTSLIYGQRVAKNDIRVEAYGTCDEANSMIGLALSHLNHEDWTDKEAFMLTFQKIQTILFHVGAELATPKGKDVMWKLKKDHIDELEKQIDEWDQSLEPLKNFILPSGHQASAALHLARTVVRRAERITVALEDELDNQLVVSYLNRLSDFLFVAARYVNHQLGGTETPLDPDV from the coding sequence ATGAGGATTTACACACGTTCAGGTGATAAAGGGAAAACTTCTTTAATATATGGTCAACGCGTAGCTAAAAATGATATCCGAGTAGAAGCTTATGGCACATGTGATGAAGCGAACTCAATGATCGGCCTTGCTCTCAGCCACTTGAATCATGAAGATTGGACGGATAAGGAAGCCTTTATGCTAACCTTTCAGAAAATCCAGACGATCTTGTTTCATGTCGGAGCAGAACTGGCTACACCTAAAGGGAAAGATGTCATGTGGAAACTGAAAAAGGACCATATTGATGAGTTGGAAAAACAAATTGATGAATGGGATCAGTCACTTGAACCTTTGAAGAATTTCATATTACCTTCCGGGCATCAGGCATCTGCTGCTCTTCACCTTGCTCGTACGGTGGTTCGCCGGGCAGAAAGGATAACAGTGGCTTTAGAAGACGAATTGGATAACCAGTTAGTCGTGTCCTATTTGAATCGACTGTCAGATTTTCTCTTCGTAGCGGCTCGTTATGTGAATCATCAACTTGGAGGAACAGAGACACCTCTAGATCCCGATGTATGA